The following nucleotide sequence is from Corylus avellana chromosome ca7, CavTom2PMs-1.0.
TGGCTACGTGAAGCCCCATGATCTTGTAGAGCAGGAGTTAAAagtgattgatcatgataatcCAAAATACGGGGGTGTTACGCTTTGGAATAGGTATTATGACAAATTGAGTAACTTTAGCTCAATTATTAAGCCCTatgtttgaactttgaactaCTCCTCAGATCGATCGTGTTAACGTAAAACTACCTGCGCGCATTTGGGTGTCTACTCTGCAGCCTTTGTAATCTTTCATCATTTCCTTTGTCATCGATCTTTTTAAGTTTGTCGTTATCTTCAATAAGCAGGTAGCTagtgaattatatatataatttgatgtaTTCTACCAAACTAGTGAGATGAGATGACTTATATATATCTCATTAATCAATAAAAAGATGCACCAGCTGGTGTTTCTTGTCAATGATCTTAACATGACATGTTACTTCAAAAAGTCTAATTGCATGCCCTAACCCTCGATCCCAAACTTGCAATCTCCTTTAggtaattataatatttttgctactcaaaaactatttttaacttttaaaattgtaatatcATGGGGTTGCCCCTAAGTTGATGACATCCTTTACAATACTTACGATTGTAAGAGGTGCAATCTGCCAAATCATGACTATTCATCACAATGAATTGCCCGGCCAACAGCTTCTACGTTATCAATTTAGATTAAGAGTatgtttaagattgtgtttaaaaaatagaacttttaagtcaaaaaaaagctttttagcaacgcttcatttttaagtttctactaaaagtgcatttttgtcatttttaagtgtaaaaaagtcaaacaagtacttttagagttttttaccaaatatgtcAGCTTTTGTTTGAcataactttttatattttaaaagtactttttaaactctttaacgcaattccaaacaaattttaaatagtGTTAAGTGCCTTTGAGTTACTTGTAATATGCCTTAATATCAAATGATCATCTCGATTTCGAAAAGTGCTGTAAATTGTACCTATCTTAAGCTTAAATATCAAGATGATACTTCTATCCATAGTTTTAATGGGGAAACACCTCAAACTAGTCATAAACTGTCATATGGCCCATATGGGACATGTCATGTTTTGATAGGACTATATAGGAGTTGATGACGTGGATCATTGTTAATTTTATGAACGGAATATAGATGAACGTACTATCTACGTACATTTATTGGATGTATACAAGTACCATGCATCTGTGATAACTTTATAGAGgattatatttgattttgggttaAACCATATGTACCAAAAAAGTCAATTACCCCTAAAAATTAACTTGAACCCAaacatatatattcaaaacCGTAGTTAAATATCCACATTTTTTAGGTACTTGTCTGGGAATGGACATTGTGGGTGGTGACGAGGTTAGCCACACCTTCCTCCCTCCCCAAAAACAATGGCAATATTCTCTTGGCAACAGCACCTGCACCATAATACCAAATTCCAATATAGTAAGTTACGAAAATTACTTAACAGGGCGGTACGTAGCTCCGAGTCTGCTGGGTTCTGGGCCTGTTTCGGTAGGTTTAAGACTCAAGTGACCAAGTCCCTTGCTGGGTTCGGACATAGAGATTGAGGGCTGCTAGGCTTCAGGGCTTGGGCCATGTTTCCTAAATCCGGTTGGCTCTTCTCTCGGGTATGGGCCTTATTGTTGACTCATGGGCGGGCCGCGGGTCATACTTATAAGAGTTCCCCAAATCTCTTGGATATATGGTtagtaaaattgtaaaatccaTCTATGGGAATTTAGAGGTGTGTTCCTAGGCTTCAAGGTGGGCTTTTGCTCGAGCTTCATGTCCTTGAAGAGTTTGAAGTATTTCTCGGATCCTACAAGAGTCTCGAATTCCCTTGACTATAAGTGAATTTGACAAATTAAGGGGTGGAATGACCATTATATTTCCTAAACTCTTAAGTAATTatgatatttcaaaattttaaattacatgACAACATATTCACCACATAATATTATACATACAGTTagattagtaaaataaaatcttgaccataaaataacttgaaatggagaagatgtTTAGGTAAAATAATACATCTTATTCTCTAATTTAATAAGTTTGCAATGTCATACTTCTCATTAGGTTTGGGGTCAAATCAGACGATAAATGGGTAGAAGGCTAGAACCACATGTCTCATTGATGATAATTATTGATTGgactttcttccttcttttccaCTTGGGCTACTAATTAAGTTAGATATGGGGAAAAGAAATATCATAAACTCATTAACAGCTGCAAATTTCTCAACAACATAATTCAAACAGTACTGCTTTTGATTTTGGAATATCTGTAATATTACCACTGCGGTcatcttcttaattaattacttctaTATATGCTTAGAAGACTAATTCTTAGTAAAAGGCAAAACTTATACGTGTAGATACCCATTAATGCCTGCGCGCAGGCTGCAGCTGCACGAGAAGAACTCGCACGGCCTGGATCGACGAGGTTCAATATTGGTTCCATGCATCCACGTGTCGACGTACATGTTCATAAAATTTGAGTTGATAAGGTTTTTGGCAAAAATGTTGACAGGAACGCTATGTGGAACACGTTTCTTTTTAGCGCGCcctctttttcatcatcttaTTGGTCCCCCAATGCAATTTTAGATGCCCTTGTTAAATTTTTGGCAACCATCCCCGACATGGGTCACACTCTCACTCTGACCTACTCATTAAGTTGAGTTAAGGTTTTTGGCCCCGCTTAAATTTTGACAACAATGCGATGTTgacaattcatatttttgggTCGCACATGTTTCTATTGCGATTTGGATTTCTTCAAATTAAACTACCACTTCATTGCGATTTAAATTTGAGCATTTATCGAGACCAGCTGGATGGTTAGAACACTCGCAACAGTACTATTCCTACATTCTTATCCATTTCCCAAATGTTGAAAAGGCTCTTAAAGAACATGCAACAATCTCCCTATggtaatattatattaatataaaaaatacttttttttcctctattttctaTGGCATTTATTTGAGAATATTTAaatgactttattttttctctctgcTAGTGCACTTACATCAATTGattaagaaatgtttttttttttaaaaaaaaaaaaaaaaaaatctctcatccatttccatccatatatatatatttttggcaaCCATTTGATGCTCCGACGTGGGTCACACTCTCACTCTGACCTGCTTATTAATTAAGTTGAGTTAAGGTTTTTGGCCGCTGCCTAAATTTAGACAGCAATGCGATGTTGACAATTCATATTTTTCGATCACACAGATTTCTATTGCGATTTGGAtttcttcaaactaccacttcatTGTGATTTAAATTTGAGCATTTCTCGAGGCCAGCTGGATAGCTAGAATACTGGCAGCAGTACTATTCCTACATTCTTATCCATTTCCCAAAGTTTGAAAAGGCTCTTGACAAACATGCAACAAATAACAATCTCCCTATTGTAACactatattaatataaaaatactttttctttcctctattttctttagcatttatttgagagaatatttaaatgacTTTATTTGTTCTCTGTGCTAGTGCACTTACACCAACAGattaagaaatgttttttttttttttattaatctctCATTCATTtccatccatatatatatattttcaaatccaCCATTGCATATATAAGATCTACATGCAAATTTATCTAATGATGAATTTGAAAAGTTGATTGATGGAAGATGGATGAGAGATGGAAGAATAGCATGTCTCTACACCACGTAAGCCACTGACTAAGGCTcctaatttaattataaaaggaGGGACCGGTTTGTAATTTAAGACAACTATAAGAATTAGTTTTgcatttattctttttctttaaaagaaattatttactGTTTCAACCAAACAGTAAATCATTATTAGACAGATCGATAAAAGATATTGGTTCTTTGGATGGGTGTATACATGTGCTTTTGTGCGGATATTGTCTCCCCTCTCGCATACTCTCCCCAAACCCACAAAGAATTAAGGAACGACTCACCgttaagaaaaagataaaatttgaaaaatatcacAGTTAGAAAAATGACAAGTTTTTAAAACATGACTATTaagaaaagttaaattttttaaatatatgtaatttggggaaaataaaaataaaaataaagaatctttaaaaaatatatatttaaacggaataatgaaaaatgaatcCCTAATTTGTTGGGTCCAATAtaaatacttaaaacaaaaaagaaaaaaaaagaagagataactaaaataagaatatatatatgttttaattaaaatagaaaataaatttaaagaacGTGAGGGAAACATGCTGCAAAGATGATAAGATGATTCTTGAGCAAGACCCCACACCCCACATGCATGATGGAGTGCAAGGACTTCCTTTCTTTATAACGACCacgtttattattattattattattattattattattatggttttgttttgtaagtATTACTTCCTTGCAATTGTGGATGCACAGGATGGGTCTACCTAGATAGAGTAGTAGACTGTGTTTGTTATTGTAATTTCGTAgactaaaaatataattttaaatcaaaatgtcGAGAGTGTATTGTTTagaaatacattttttcaaaaattgtgatttgaaagcATAGAAATATCAACATTTTCAAATGGTAGGCAAATAGacgtattattaaaaatatatatatatatatacaatttgaaAAGCTAAACAGGGATTTTATTAAACGTTTATCAGTATTTTTACAAATTGCAGTTTCAAATTACAAGTTCTGAAATCATAAATCCAAAGAGAAGCGATAAATTTGAGACCCAACGCCAGTGTAGTACTATTGGATTATGGCCATGCACGTGTACGTGTAACGTGACAGAGAAAGTTAATAAAAGATGGTGGTAGTACGTAGCATGATAGTGATATATAGAGGTGGAAAATATGGTGCACGAGAGAATATTAACTAGCTAGCTACTAGCACCTGAGGGAATATTCTTCCACAAAACGTACTGATCGACATGTGCTCGATCAAGTAGTATTTTGGTAATTCCCAcataagcctataaatagatgtTCCTTCACCAAGCCAAGCAGCAAGCAATTAAGCAAAGCGCACTAGTAATGGCTAGGCAATTCCAAACCCCATTAGCCTTGTTCTGCTTTTTGCTCATGTCGACTGTCCTGATCAATGGCTCGCAAGCCGCCGGCATTATCACGGTCTACTGGGGCCAAGATGGACGTGAGGGCACCTTGGCTGAAGCTTGCGCCACTGGTTATTATGGTATTGTGAACATAGCTTTCCTATACAAATTTGGCGGTGGTCGGACCCCCACGATCAACCTAGCCGGGCATTGTGAGCCAGCCAATAATAATGGGTGCTCCCGTTTCAGCAATGAAATTAAAGCTTGTCAAAATCAGGGTATCAAAGTGATGCTTTCTATTGGAGGCAGCACAACAAATGAATACAGTCTTTCCTCAGCTGAAGACGCCAGGCAAGCAAGCATTGCTTTCATTAGAATCTTATTATTGACATATTATACTCTTATTTCATTATAGTgtgcattaattaattaattaatgatacTTTTGCAGGAATGTTGCAAACTACTTATGGAACAATTTTCTTTGGGGCCAATCAGCCTCCCGTCCATTAGGTGATGCGGTCCTAGATGGCATTGACTTTGATATTGAGGGAGACTCAAAACACTGGGACGAGCTGGCAACGGCCCTATCAAAGCTTAGCAATGATGCGAATAAGAAGGTCTACTTAACTGCGGCTCCACAATGTCCTTTTCCAGACGCGGCTCTAAAAGATGCACTTGCCACTGGCCTGTTTGACTATGTTTGGGTCCAATTTTACAACAACCCTGGGTGTGAGTATCGGGGCAATGCCGACAACCTTAAGAGTTCTTGGACTAATCAATGGACCACTATTCAAgctggtcaaatatttttggggTTGCCTGCATCCAAAGACGCAGCTGGGAGTGGCTACACCGAGCCTGACAAGATTAATACTGAAGTGTTACCTTATATTAAGGGTTCTTCAAAATACGGGGGTGTTATGCTTTGGAATAGGTATCAGGACAAATTGAATGGCTATAGCCCTGCTATTAAGCCCCATGTTTGAACTCCTTGATGGAGTCTAAAAACTACCTACGTACCTGCATAATTGCATTAACGTTTATGTTTGTtatctttttatcatttccttTGTAATCTTTCAAGTTTATTGTTATCTTCAATAAGCAGGTactgaatttaataaattgacgTATTCCATagccagttttttttttttttttttggatgagatACAACTCCTTGAATTATAACTGAACTATAATATATTTTGTACTTATATTTCTAAAGGCATCCAATACCACTACCATGTGAGTCATGTGACAAACTAGACACTTCTGTATTTTCTCATCAAACTAcccttaaatttaataaaaaaaacatttaaaattattaaaaaaaaattgaaaatgccaAAAAGAGTGACTTTTCGTATTAgcttccttattttattttatttattttttcaaatgattattttttatatttttttaataactttaagggtattttgaaatttgaagagaaaaatgtaaaaatatctAATCTGACCTACCGTAATAGCATGTGGAAACTCGatacaactttttaaagttttgaagCGTAATTGcaaaatatatgataatttgGGGgggctaaaatatattttctttcaattttttttatttattaaaaaaccctaaatagcatttttcttcattattattattttttataaattgacctAGCAGTTAATCATTATTTACTATGTTAGTGATCATTAAATAGTCACATTTATTTGCCAATTCATATTGCTTAATTTTCTTCACTTATATGCAGCACGTGGTATTTATGTAGACTGAGTTTATAAGAAAACtgtaataaaatttataatgctcgaatatttgttttattcatagcaattaaaaaggaaaataatgtTATACATATAACTCTTTTATAACTTTTCAACCCTATACATGCTTCCGCCCTGCTATGATAGctatatgtatattatatatgcaCATTGCTTAGCTTATAATTAAGTTACAATTAGCTTTAGTTGCCGCATCTAGAGAAGCAAAATATATTCATCACTTTTTATCCATTTGTCTTTTGTTATTAACATTGTTGTTGGTTCTTGAAAAgataattaatgataaattGCAATAGGCTCAAGCCGTTGAGATTAACAGTATGACTGATTCTAATAAAATTGAGGCAATCCAAAGATTCATCATCTCCTTAGGACTTTAGCAAAGGGAGCAGGCAAGGATGAACTACAAAAGaaatggcatttttttaatgCCACTTCGCTCAAACGGCACAAAACCATAGTTTTTATGCCGTTTACTATACAAACGTCACAAATTACAGAATTTATGCCATTTGTTAACCGATTAGAATCGTTTATATGGCATAAAATGGCATTGACAAAATGGCttaaaatgcccttttttttttaagtgatgtgAACTCTTCAAACATTTAATGTGAACTCTTTCTCTTAGGAGAGTTCCTAAAAACATTATAGTCAAGCTAAAATAATGTGGTGAACTGAAAGTCACTAATTCAATGaggacattttttattttctttttttttttaaggctgaAAGAATggagaaaattaaaagaaaattttaaagaggggacaaaaatataattttgttgggatatatttataagaaaccatattttaataacattttgaaaatgtttagGGGGATATTTGCCCCCTTCCGCCCCGGCCTCGATAGCTCTATTCATATTATTCACATTGCTTAGCTTATAAGTTATTCATCactttttattcatttgtcTTGTATTATTATACTGTTGTTGGTTCTTGAAAGGGTCATGATTGCTTTGCTTCTAATGAATTTGAGGCATTCCAAAGATTCATCATCTCCTTAATTAGCAGCAAAGGGAGAAGGCAAGGATGGGGAGATGAGAGGAGAGAATTTCAGAAGAGAGGATATCCAATGCAATTTTTCAAAGGAGGAGCTTCAGCCGCTCATCCATGTGATGTGAATCTTCCACAAAGATTTCCAAAGATAG
It contains:
- the LOC132186925 gene encoding acidic endochitinase-like, with protein sequence MARQFQTPLALFCFLLMSTVLINGSQAAGIITVYWGQDGREGTLAEACATGYYGIVNIAFLYKFGGGRTPTINLAGHCEPANNNGCSRFSNEIKACQNQGIKVMLSIGGSTTNEYSLSSAEDARNVANYLWNNFLWGQSASRPLGDAVLDGIDFDIEGDSKHWDELATALSKLSNDANKKVYLTAAPQCPFPDAALKDALATGLFDYVWVQFYNNPGCEYRGNADNLKSSWTNQWTTIQAGQIFLGLPASKDAAGSGYTEPDKINTEVLPYIKGSSKYGGVMLWNRYQDKLNGYSPAIKPHV